Proteins encoded together in one Verrucomicrobiia bacterium window:
- a CDS encoding Gfo/Idh/MocA family oxidoreductase — MKNSLNRRSFIKHAAVAATAVSTARFLPRVNAQASSHLDKLNCVQIGCGGRGTAHIEEVIGRKHQVPYAFVDPDERQHRLVKLWLKKNNLDPEKSQFFTDYREMFDKIGKNVDAVFITAPNHHHATATTIALQTGKNVYCEKPLCHDIADARRLRLLAKDNPKLATQMGNQGHCMEGYRRLCEYIWSGAIGQVTETHSWTDRANGGVGPRPPILPVPAGMHWDAWIGPAPYRDFHSDLHPHEWHGWYDFGNGSIGNMGCHILDGVFWALKLEHPLSIEMEEVRGGSDERYPLGSRIRWDCPARGDMAAVKVYWYEGLNQTTTAMPQGSNKAAKGSARNIPPLLAELQKQYPDEQFDTDGTLYVGEKGVIYTGPYGDRMHIVPMEKMQSAAAVAKTLPRPKDIFSDFINTCLAGRADTSAPFEYGARLTEFSLLGNLAQHAGRGRKVEWDAANMKVANIPELNAWIGRAIRQGWRV; from the coding sequence ATGAAAAATTCTCTTAACCGGCGTTCGTTCATCAAACACGCGGCGGTTGCCGCAACGGCAGTTTCCACCGCGCGATTTCTTCCACGCGTGAATGCGCAAGCTTCATCGCATCTGGATAAATTAAATTGCGTGCAGATCGGTTGTGGCGGGCGTGGGACGGCGCACATCGAGGAAGTGATTGGGCGCAAGCATCAGGTTCCCTATGCGTTCGTGGACCCGGACGAACGGCAGCATCGGCTGGTAAAGTTGTGGTTGAAGAAAAACAATCTCGACCCGGAGAAGTCGCAGTTCTTTACCGACTATCGCGAGATGTTCGATAAGATTGGCAAGAATGTGGATGCGGTTTTTATCACCGCGCCCAATCATCATCATGCGACCGCCACAACCATCGCGCTTCAAACTGGCAAAAATGTTTATTGCGAAAAACCATTGTGCCATGACATCGCGGATGCGCGCAGACTTCGCCTGCTTGCGAAAGATAATCCCAAGCTGGCCACGCAGATGGGCAATCAGGGGCATTGCATGGAGGGTTATCGCCGTTTGTGCGAATACATTTGGTCGGGAGCCATCGGACAAGTGACCGAGACGCATAGCTGGACGGACCGCGCGAACGGCGGGGTGGGGCCGCGACCACCAATCTTGCCGGTGCCGGCGGGGATGCACTGGGACGCATGGATCGGGCCGGCGCCGTACCGGGATTTTCATTCCGACTTGCATCCGCATGAGTGGCACGGGTGGTACGATTTCGGGAACGGCTCCATTGGCAACATGGGTTGCCATATATTGGATGGCGTTTTTTGGGCGTTAAAATTGGAGCATCCGCTGAGCATCGAAATGGAGGAGGTGCGCGGCGGAAGCGATGAGCGTTATCCGCTGGGCAGCCGCATCCGGTGGGATTGCCCGGCGCGCGGCGACATGGCGGCGGTGAAAGTTTATTGGTATGAAGGGCTGAACCAGACGACCACGGCGATGCCGCAGGGCTCGAACAAAGCCGCGAAGGGAAGCGCGCGAAATATTCCGCCGCTGCTGGCTGAATTGCAGAAGCAATATCCCGATGAGCAATTCGATACGGACGGGACATTGTACGTTGGCGAGAAGGGGGTCATTTATACAGGGCCGTACGGCGACCGGATGCACATCGTCCCGATGGAAAAAATGCAGTCCGCCGCAGCGGTGGCAAAAACCTTGCCGCGACCCAAGGATATTTTTTCAGACTTCATCAACACATGCCTGGCAGGACGCGCGGACACTTCGGCGCCTTTTGAATATGGCGCGCGGCTGACGGAGTTTTCGCTTTTGGGAAATCTGGCGCAGCACGCGGGACGCGGTCGCAAAGTAGAGTGGGACGCCGCGAACATGAAGGTGGCGAATATTCCCGAGTTGAACGCATGGATTGGACGGGCCATCCGGCAGGGGTGGCGGGTGTAA
- a CDS encoding glycoside hydrolase N-terminal domain-containing protein, translating to MNSNLRAAVFLAGLAIVVPAAWSANLTTTTVEASGQNWSTPAIWQTNIAGVISGPMLAPVAGNNYAMIANGVGLGNAANNTRVRNPSGASSTFPGDSLTLDVNCELREKSGNSGAVLNFPGVNGNPGLILNGGLINAGESEPLPFVINGTILVTHQSYISDAAGGAGGGFQTDSGNRQWNIAGILSGSANLVLINDEISTPQIISNSSNTFSGQWIIQCGWLQGAAPGSLGTNSVIVDPGYTGYTNDMPQATSPVPGATTAQTAFPNLAGAILEPGYDLNSAGTLTLTNGGVMMLHQNCIFTAVNIDGVLLNAGTHNYSELLVSFPSNFMAGGSGTITVQPFGPPPLLGPGINQQPVSQSLNVGSAAQLTAVVSGALPLVYQWQKGTNGTFANLTDVGNISGSQTNILNIASLSVADAADYRLIVTNALGSATSQVATITVGVASDFNPQRTGLSYIYPLTYSDWRNAMLSGNGQMGIMVFGNPLSDAIIFEDRGFCLAASTNSLLRSFLQVSAANLATIKSDCVAGDYSDADNLAQSAPKAMAGGENNRHPGFELLINIPTNGVVSNYSRSCNFETGEVSVNWSDAGGDWLRRSFVSRPDNVVVQYLTAPTTGTLTCSLQLATDPGMHLPSGMVFTNLASTGFLNMRVLYPANTGGAGYEGVMRVVVSGGEASVNGTVLNVSNANSVLLLSRTAKYYTNAVLQWSQQLLQNQLAALPSDYNSLLSNHVAVHQAIFDRVKINLNAATADRARANETLLAMQTNSSTAVKALWERVFDAGRYYYLASSSSNTPPDLYGIWTGDVNDTGFFAYNMDANLNLQIGGGNIGDLPEAMAGYFAINEDWANDFKTNAAKLLGCRGLISSGNTPGTNGLKGSISTFYPYQYATGEVPWLLYPFWEHYLVTGDTNFLANTLYPLLQPMGNFYEDFLTLTDTNGNYIFAGSVSPENQPAGLGISLVNNSTFDISGAKFALSALIQTCNLLGLEQGTGQGVERWSAILDKIPPYLINSDGALQEWDWPGLADNYNHRHSSHLLTVWPYAEITPEKTPAWFKAAVITLAKKDAFNYENAGHGWIHSALIAAGLKDALAVNRKILFLLQQGFYFNTLATSHYTSHGAPFCTDTCNTMPDIMMEMLIASSPGVLELLPALPQTLDQGAISGVKGRNRVTVQNLAWNMNAGTVNCTLLSDIDQSLTLIERSGIGSMSVSGGAIDSSPLGPEARVIQLNAGVSTSIAITLGQTNFALNQPVTVSSAGGGGAGSNAVDGVRGTAWTSAKTANEWIYVDLGTVQNLTGVKLVWGTTYGQSYNIQISGDAMNWTNVYETSSGLGGTDHITLATAGRYVRMQGIQSGGGTGYTLAEFEVYGNPAAPPTLPLKLIPTPGANGTINLAWPTPDAAFIMESTTNLTPPVVWTPITNTVVNQNSTNQTTITPAGNNLFFHLKLKQP from the coding sequence ATGAATTCGAACCTGCGCGCCGCAGTTTTTTTAGCCGGCCTGGCTATTGTCGTTCCAGCAGCGTGGAGCGCAAATCTGACCACCACAACGGTCGAGGCGTCGGGACAGAATTGGAGTACACCGGCCATCTGGCAGACAAATATTGCCGGAGTGATTTCGGGGCCGATGCTTGCTCCGGTCGCGGGAAATAATTATGCCATGATCGCGAATGGCGTTGGGCTTGGCAACGCGGCGAACAACACGCGCGTGCGAAATCCGTCCGGCGCGTCGTCTACTTTTCCCGGTGATTCGCTTACGCTGGATGTGAATTGCGAGTTGCGCGAAAAGAGCGGCAACAGTGGCGCTGTATTGAATTTTCCCGGCGTGAATGGCAATCCGGGGTTGATTCTCAACGGCGGCCTTATCAACGCAGGCGAGAGCGAACCTTTGCCGTTCGTCATCAATGGGACGATCCTGGTTACGCACCAATCGTATATTTCAGACGCGGCAGGCGGCGCGGGCGGGGGATTCCAGACGGACTCGGGAAACCGGCAATGGAATATCGCCGGGATATTGAGTGGTTCGGCGAACCTGGTTTTGATCAATGACGAAATCTCGACGCCGCAGATCATTTCCAACTCGTCGAATACTTTTTCCGGGCAATGGATTATTCAATGCGGATGGTTGCAAGGCGCGGCGCCGGGTTCGCTGGGAACAAACAGCGTCATCGTGGATCCCGGTTATACGGGTTACACGAATGACATGCCGCAAGCGACCTCGCCGGTTCCCGGCGCGACGACGGCACAAACGGCATTTCCCAATCTAGCGGGCGCAATTTTAGAACCGGGTTATGACTTGAATAGCGCGGGGACACTTACGCTCACCAATGGCGGTGTAATGATGCTGCATCAAAATTGTATTTTCACGGCGGTGAATATCGACGGCGTTCTGCTGAATGCGGGAACGCATAATTATTCCGAATTATTGGTGAGTTTCCCGAGCAATTTTATGGCGGGCGGTTCGGGGACGATCACGGTGCAGCCGTTTGGCCCGCCGCCTTTGCTGGGGCCGGGCATTAATCAGCAACCGGTTTCGCAAAGTTTGAACGTGGGAAGCGCGGCGCAATTAACGGCGGTGGTTTCAGGTGCGCTTCCACTGGTTTATCAATGGCAGAAGGGAACGAACGGAACATTCGCGAACCTGACTGACGTCGGTAATATCTCGGGTTCGCAAACGAACATTTTAAATATTGCGTCGCTCTCCGTGGCTGACGCGGCGGATTATCGGTTGATCGTGACGAATGCGCTTGGCTCCGCGACAAGCCAAGTCGCGACGATCACCGTCGGTGTGGCGTCGGACTTTAATCCGCAACGAACCGGCCTTTCTTACATTTATCCGCTCACGTATAGCGACTGGCGCAATGCCATGCTCTCGGGCAATGGACAAATGGGCATCATGGTTTTTGGCAATCCGCTTAGTGACGCGATTATTTTTGAAGACCGCGGATTTTGCCTGGCGGCGAGTACGAACAGTTTACTTCGTTCGTTTTTGCAAGTCAGCGCGGCGAACCTGGCGACGATCAAAAGCGATTGTGTCGCCGGGGATTATTCGGACGCGGACAATCTTGCGCAATCCGCGCCGAAAGCGATGGCTGGCGGCGAAAATAATCGGCATCCGGGTTTCGAATTGCTGATCAATATTCCGACGAACGGCGTGGTGAGCAATTATTCGCGCAGTTGCAATTTTGAAACCGGTGAAGTGTCGGTGAATTGGAGCGATGCGGGCGGTGACTGGTTGCGGCGGAGTTTCGTTTCGCGGCCCGATAATGTCGTTGTGCAATATCTCACGGCGCCGACCACGGGCACGCTGACATGCTCGCTGCAACTTGCGACCGATCCGGGCATGCACCTGCCGTCAGGAATGGTTTTCACAAATCTCGCGAGCACCGGCTTTCTCAATATGCGCGTGCTCTATCCGGCAAACACTGGCGGGGCAGGGTATGAAGGTGTGATGCGTGTGGTCGTTTCCGGTGGCGAGGCGTCGGTCAATGGAACGGTTTTGAACGTCAGCAATGCGAACTCCGTTTTGCTGCTTTCGCGCACCGCAAAATATTATACCAACGCGGTGCTTCAATGGAGCCAGCAACTTTTGCAAAATCAACTGGCCGCGCTGCCTTCAGATTATAATTCGCTCCTGTCGAATCATGTCGCGGTGCATCAAGCCATTTTTGATCGCGTCAAAATCAACCTGAACGCGGCCACCGCCGACCGCGCGCGCGCGAATGAAACTTTACTGGCGATGCAGACGAATTCATCCACGGCGGTCAAGGCGCTTTGGGAACGAGTGTTTGATGCGGGCCGTTATTATTACCTCGCGAGCAGCAGTTCAAATACACCGCCGGATTTGTACGGCATTTGGACTGGGGACGTGAACGACACGGGATTTTTCGCCTACAACATGGATGCGAATTTGAACCTGCAAATCGGCGGCGGCAATATTGGCGATCTGCCGGAAGCGATGGCCGGTTATTTTGCGATCAATGAAGATTGGGCGAATGATTTCAAGACGAATGCGGCGAAACTTTTGGGCTGCCGAGGCCTGATTTCTTCGGGCAATACACCCGGCACAAATGGGCTCAAGGGTTCCATCAGCACATTTTATCCGTATCAATATGCGACCGGCGAAGTGCCGTGGCTGCTATATCCATTTTGGGAACATTATCTCGTCACCGGTGACACCAATTTTCTTGCGAACACACTTTACCCGCTGTTGCAACCGATGGGGAATTTTTACGAGGATTTTCTCACGCTGACGGATACGAATGGAAATTATATTTTTGCGGGTTCAGTTTCGCCGGAGAACCAGCCGGCGGGATTGGGCATTTCGCTGGTGAACAATTCCACGTTTGATATTTCAGGCGCGAAGTTCGCTTTGTCCGCGTTGATTCAGACCTGCAATTTGCTGGGACTCGAACAAGGCACGGGGCAGGGTGTGGAGCGATGGTCGGCCATCCTGGATAAAATTCCGCCGTACCTAATCAACTCCGATGGCGCGTTGCAGGAATGGGACTGGCCGGGACTCGCGGATAATTATAATCACCGGCATTCGAGCCACCTGCTCACGGTGTGGCCTTACGCCGAAATCACGCCCGAAAAAACACCGGCCTGGTTCAAAGCGGCGGTGATCACGCTGGCGAAAAAAGATGCGTTCAATTATGAGAACGCGGGCCACGGCTGGATTCATAGCGCGCTGATCGCGGCGGGGTTGAAGGACGCGCTGGCGGTGAATCGCAAAATTCTTTTCCTGCTGCAACAGGGTTTTTATTTCAACACGCTGGCGACCTCGCATTACACGAGCCACGGCGCGCCGTTTTGCACGGACACTTGCAATACCATGCCGGATATTATGATGGAAATGCTCATCGCATCGAGCCCGGGCGTTCTTGAGTTATTACCCGCGTTGCCACAAACCCTTGATCAAGGTGCGATCTCCGGCGTGAAAGGGCGCAATCGCGTGACGGTGCAAAACCTCGCCTGGAATATGAATGCCGGCACGGTGAATTGCACGCTGCTATCGGACATTGACCAAAGCCTCACGCTGATTGAACGCAGCGGGATTGGTTCGATGAGCGTCAGCGGCGGCGCGATTGATTCATCGCCGCTGGGACCGGAAGCGCGAGTGATTCAACTGAACGCAGGCGTGAGCACGAGCATTGCGATTACTTTGGGGCAGACGAATTTTGCGTTGAATCAGCCCGTGACCGTTTCGTCAGCGGGCGGAGGCGGCGCGGGCAGCAATGCGGTGGATGGTGTTCGCGGCACGGCGTGGACTTCCGCGAAAACGGCGAATGAATGGATTTATGTTGACCTGGGGACGGTGCAAAATCTGACGGGAGTGAAATTGGTTTGGGGGACGACTTACGGGCAATCGTATAATATCCAGATTTCCGGCGACGCGATGAATTGGACGAATGTTTATGAAACGTCGAGCGGTTTGGGCGGCACGGATCATATCACACTCGCGACGGCGGGGCGTTATGTGCGGATGCAAGGAATACAGAGCGGCGGCGGCACGGGATATACGCTCGCGGAATTCGAGGTTTATGGCAATCCGGCGGCGCCGCCGACGCTGCCGTTGAAGTTGATTCCCACGCCGGGCGCGAATGGAACGATCAATCTGGCGTGGCCGACACCAGACGCCGCATTCATCATGGAGTCCACTACGAATCTAACGCCACCCGTCGTTTGGACACCGATAACGAATACGGTCGTCAATCAAAACAGCACGAATCAAACGACGATCACTCCGGCGGGAAATAATCTCTTCTTTCATTTGAAATTAAAACAACCGTGA